In Myxococcales bacterium, the DNA window GATGGAATCGACGCTCACGCCCATCCACGGTCCGCCGGCCCACCTGCGACACATGCCACAGTGACAAACACTGCCCTCGGCGCTGACCCCCTTGGCCGTAAACGTGACGGCGCCACACATGCAACTCCCCGTTCGCTCCATGGCCTCGCCCTTACACGGGGGCCGGAGCGAAGCAAAGGCGGAGCGGGCTGCTTGACAAGTAACGTAACGCTGTTATGTTCCGACGTAACAACGTTATGTCCGAGGCCGAAGTCGCTGTTTCCCGGGTCTGCCGGGCCCTGGCCCGGGGGCGCCTGAGCCCCGATGCGCTCACGGCGCGGGACCTGAGCAAGTTCGTCGGCAAGACGACGTCGCTGCTCTATCACCACTGGGGTTCGCTCGACGGGTTCCTGTACGCGGTGTCCCAGGCGGGCTTCGTCGATCTGGTCGAACGACTCGGCACCGTGCTCACGACCGGCGGCGACCTGCCGCAGCTGTCGGAGGCCTTCGTGGGCTTCGGGCTGGATAGCCCAGCCCTGTACGCACTGATGTTCGAGCGCCGCTACGACTGGACCGCTCTCAGGAAGCGTGGAGCCTTCAACAACCCGAGCCCCGCCGCAGCCATGTGGCAGACGCTCGTTACCAAGCTCGATGAGGCAGGCTCCGACGATCCGGACGCCGACGCGCGGCTGCTCTACGCCGGACTGCACGGCCTGGTGTCTTTGGCTGCGAGTG includes these proteins:
- a CDS encoding WHG domain-containing protein, yielding MSEAEVAVSRVCRALARGRLSPDALTARDLSKFVGKTTSLLYHHWGSLDGFLYAVSQAGFVDLVERLGTVLTTGGDLPQLSEAFVGFGLDSPALYALMFERRYDWTALRKRGAFNNPSPAAAMWQTLVTKLDEAGSDDPDADARLLYAGLHGLVSLAASGRANFGVLAKTDREVALASARRLATRLLQPRK